A single window of Selenomonas sputigena DNA harbors:
- a CDS encoding ABC transporter ATP-binding protein → MIDLQHLSYGYSVDKKCMQVLHDINMHVEKGEICSVIGPSGCGKSTLLKIIAGLLHDYDGTAMIDGVPVDPKRQRVGFMPQNYGLLPWKTVRENVELGGRIRHERVRENETASMMQRLGIDAFSERYPKELSGGQQQRVGLARAFLLRPDVLLMDEPFSALDAITREEMQEVFLSLWHEQHVTTVLVTHYVEEALYLGQRIVILADAPGRIAEVLDNPLFGCIDQRNKVEFFRMSCYLREQIKKRWRRA, encoded by the coding sequence ATGATCGATTTGCAGCACCTGTCCTACGGTTATAGTGTCGATAAAAAATGCATGCAAGTGTTGCACGATATCAATATGCATGTAGAAAAAGGGGAGATTTGCTCTGTCATAGGTCCTTCCGGGTGTGGGAAGTCGACGCTTCTAAAAATCATTGCCGGTCTTTTGCACGATTATGATGGGACTGCGATGATCGATGGAGTCCCTGTTGACCCGAAACGGCAGCGCGTCGGATTTATGCCTCAAAATTACGGACTCCTGCCTTGGAAAACCGTGCGTGAAAATGTCGAACTTGGCGGGAGGATACGTCATGAAAGGGTGCGGGAGAACGAGACCGCTTCCATGATGCAGCGACTGGGCATCGATGCATTCAGTGAACGGTATCCAAAAGAACTGTCTGGTGGGCAGCAACAGCGCGTGGGCTTGGCACGCGCCTTTTTGCTTCGTCCCGATGTGCTTTTGATGGATGAACCGTTTTCGGCACTGGACGCTATCACGCGCGAAGAGATGCAGGAGGTTTTCCTATCCCTTTGGCACGAGCAGCATGTGACCACGGTTCTCGTTACGCATTATGTGGAGGAAGCGCTGTACCTTGGACAGAGAATCGTGATTCTTGCCGACGCTCCCGGGCGCATTGCCGAGGTGTTGGATAATCCTCTTTTTGGCTGTATCGATCAGCGAAATAAAGTAGAATTTTTTCGTATGAGCTGTTATTTGCGTGAGCAAATTAAGAAGAGGTGGCGTCGGGCATGA
- a CDS encoding ABC transporter substrate-binding protein, whose product MKKIIAFLFLPLLFLTAGCGGGSKQELGTLNIGLMPDTDSVPFIIAQEKGYFAEEGLNVELHSFKSAMDRDSALQSGNLDGAVSDLLAVAFAKDGGFDVKVTSMTDGSYKLVAAPGTEKLSVKELAGKEVAVSRNTIIEYVTDHILESNSMSGDDIAKVVIPQIPTRLELLQSSKLAAATLPEPMASVAVHNGCRFITGSDELGINPGVILFTEKSTKEKRAEIQAMYRAYNKAVAYLNSTDRAEYIDLVVEKSGFPPAAKEALVLPVYHTAALPKENDVTDCIAWLKGKELIENSYGYADLVLDLLQP is encoded by the coding sequence GTGAAGAAAATCATTGCCTTTCTCTTCTTGCCGCTTCTGTTCCTTACGGCCGGCTGCGGCGGCGGAAGCAAACAAGAGCTTGGTACGCTGAACATCGGTCTCATGCCTGATACGGATTCCGTTCCATTCATTATTGCACAGGAAAAAGGATATTTTGCAGAAGAGGGACTGAATGTGGAACTGCACTCGTTCAAGAGTGCTATGGACAGGGATTCTGCTTTGCAGAGCGGCAATCTTGATGGGGCTGTTTCCGATCTGCTCGCCGTTGCGTTTGCCAAGGATGGCGGCTTCGACGTCAAGGTTACTTCCATGACGGACGGCAGTTACAAACTTGTTGCAGCGCCTGGGACGGAAAAGCTTTCCGTCAAGGAACTCGCCGGTAAGGAGGTCGCTGTTTCTCGCAATACGATCATCGAATATGTGACAGATCATATTCTTGAAAGCAACTCGATGTCCGGTGATGATATAGCGAAGGTCGTTATTCCGCAGATTCCGACGCGCTTGGAGCTTTTGCAAAGCAGTAAGCTGGCAGCGGCCACTCTGCCGGAGCCAATGGCAAGCGTTGCTGTTCACAACGGATGCCGATTCATCACTGGATCGGATGAACTCGGTATCAACCCTGGCGTCATATTGTTTACGGAAAAAAGCACGAAGGAAAAGCGGGCAGAAATCCAAGCGATGTACCGCGCTTACAACAAGGCTGTAGCTTATCTCAACAGCACGGATCGTGCCGAGTATATCGACCTCGTAGTGGAAAAGAGCGGATTTCCGCCAGCGGCGAAAGAAGCTCTCGTTTTGCCCGTTTATCACACGGCAGCACTGCCCAAGGAGAATGACGTTACGGACTGCATTGCCTGGCTCAAGGGCAAGGAACTGATTGAGAATTCCTACGGGTACGCTGATCTCGTGCTCGATTTATTGCAGCCATGA
- a CDS encoding NYN domain-containing protein, with the protein MTFDSSTETVAVLYDIENAPFEMLDFTLGKARKFFPCRMIVVSDWEKHPEQKRWNRLMSRKGLTFRQIDRKVDGKNSLDYALFDMAKILRDEGVRRFLIVTTDSDFVAIAQMLRESDTPCHIIGVGTEQASQSLRDAYDEFYCYPPVKKKKAKAQEQDAPEEKDKQKAGGKADKKQQKKQAKKNQEDAAKESDKQLSLAGKNILQVRLPKSLFDKLQKKKRHEDVDMEQLVTYLLMRGLND; encoded by the coding sequence CTTTTGAGATGCTGGATTTTACCTTGGGGAAGGCACGGAAGTTTTTTCCTTGCCGTATGATCGTTGTCTCCGACTGGGAAAAGCACCCTGAGCAGAAGCGGTGGAATCGCTTGATGTCTCGCAAGGGGCTTACTTTCCGCCAGATTGATCGAAAGGTCGATGGCAAGAATTCACTAGATTACGCATTGTTCGACATGGCGAAAATCCTGCGTGATGAGGGCGTGCGCCGCTTTCTTATCGTGACGACGGATTCCGATTTCGTAGCGATTGCTCAGATGCTGCGCGAAAGCGACACGCCGTGTCACATCATCGGCGTGGGAACAGAGCAGGCGAGTCAGTCTCTGCGTGATGCTTATGATGAGTTTTATTGCTATCCGCCTGTCAAGAAGAAGAAAGCGAAGGCGCAGGAGCAAGACGCGCCGGAAGAAAAGGACAAGCAGAAAGCAGGAGGCAAGGCGGACAAAAAACAGCAGAAGAAGCAAGCGAAGAAAAATCAAGAAGATGCGGCGAAGGAGTCTGACAAGCAGCTTTCTCTTGCAGGTAAGAATATTTTACAAGTGCGCTTGCCCAAATCTCTTTTTGACAAGCTGCAGAAGAAAAAGCGTCATGAAGATGTTGATATGGAACAGCTTGTGACATATCTTTTGATGCGCGGTTTGAACGACTGA
- a CDS encoding DUF3783 domain-containing protein, producing the protein MKKQEESVLLYQFSDEAALAIQEVLRKLRIQASVLEPGAWHQRIGFLFALKGFKPGTSEEEAFDFPYEAAVFHNIKGKRLDQVLQALKDAGIAHIKFKAVTTPFNLYWTLARLCRTMHKEHAYMMERDKNSE; encoded by the coding sequence GTGAAGAAGCAAGAAGAGAGTGTTCTGCTCTACCAATTTTCCGATGAGGCTGCGTTGGCTATTCAAGAGGTTTTGCGCAAGTTGAGAATCCAGGCGAGCGTTCTAGAACCAGGAGCATGGCATCAACGCATTGGCTTCTTATTTGCCTTGAAGGGCTTCAAGCCGGGGACTTCGGAGGAAGAAGCCTTTGATTTTCCTTATGAGGCGGCAGTTTTTCATAACATCAAAGGCAAGCGGCTCGATCAGGTTCTTCAAGCTTTGAAAGATGCGGGCATTGCACATATAAAGTTCAAGGCGGTGACGACGCCGTTCAATCTGTATTGGACGCTCGCACGACTGTGCCGAACCATGCATAAAGAACATGCTTATATGATGGAAAGGGATAAGAATTCGGAATGA
- a CDS encoding ABC transporter permease: MKRTVVYIGAAAILFFVWWILSSFLALPIVPNPWSVVSCLQSIFLSSIAIHAIYSLGRIALGLVLAVGIGYPIGIFMGYAAKADRIFSPFVYLMYPVPKIALLPILMLLAGVGEMSKVLMLFLIIVFQVIIAVRDAVRAIPQETYMPLLSLGASFFSIFRHVLWPASLPKFITAVRVAMATAISVLFFTETFGSQYGLGYFIMDAWLRVNYLEMYAGIVVLSLLGLLLFSMLDFIEMRVCRWQYK; encoded by the coding sequence ATGAAGCGTACTGTTGTTTACATTGGCGCTGCCGCCATACTGTTTTTTGTCTGGTGGATTCTATCTTCTTTTCTTGCATTGCCGATTGTGCCAAATCCATGGAGTGTTGTTTCCTGTTTGCAGAGCATCTTTTTATCCTCAATTGCCATTCATGCAATTTACAGTTTGGGCAGAATTGCACTGGGACTTGTCCTTGCTGTAGGAATTGGCTACCCCATAGGGATTTTTATGGGATATGCAGCGAAGGCTGACCGTATTTTTTCTCCTTTTGTCTATCTGATGTATCCTGTTCCGAAAATCGCCCTGCTGCCGATTCTCATGCTGCTTGCCGGCGTGGGGGAGATGTCCAAAGTCTTGATGCTCTTTCTTATCATCGTATTCCAAGTCATCATCGCCGTGCGCGATGCCGTGCGTGCGATTCCGCAAGAGACGTACATGCCCCTTCTTTCCTTAGGGGCGTCATTTTTTTCCATTTTTCGCCATGTTCTTTGGCCAGCGTCTTTGCCCAAATTCATTACAGCTGTGCGCGTTGCCATGGCGACGGCGATTTCCGTATTGTTTTTTACGGAGACATTCGGTTCGCAATATGGTTTGGGATATTTCATCATGGACGCATGGCTTCGTGTCAATTATTTGGAGATGTATGCAGGAATCGTTGTGCTCAGTCTGCTCGGACTGCTGCTCTTCTCCATGCTTGATTTTATCGAGATGAGAGTTTGCCGATGGCAATATAAATAA
- a CDS encoding late competence development ComFB family protein translates to MEEFVQQNIDAVLRMYPDCCSCEKCKEDIMALALNHLPPKYVSTHKGDLFARIATMDPVDKAFIIQEIAKAIQIVHKMPRH, encoded by the coding sequence ATGGAAGAATTCGTTCAGCAGAATATCGATGCTGTTTTGCGTATGTATCCCGATTGCTGCTCCTGCGAAAAATGCAAGGAAGACATCATGGCGCTTGCCCTCAATCATCTTCCGCCCAAGTACGTATCTACGCATAAAGGGGATTTGTTTGCAAGAATCGCGACGATGGATCCGGTGGACAAGGCGTTTATCATTCAGGAGATTGCCAAGGCGATACAGATTGTACACAAGATGCCGCGCCACTGA